One Camelina sativa cultivar DH55 chromosome 3, Cs, whole genome shotgun sequence genomic window carries:
- the LOC104776006 gene encoding protein NRT1/ PTR FAMILY 2.9-like: MEVEKTDKNITEGDESKIIYRGWKVMPFIIGNETFEKLGIVGSSSNLVVYLTTVFNMKSITAAKVVNIYGGTSNFGTIIAAFICDSYLGRYKTLSVAMIACFLGSVAMDLTAVIHQLHPAKCAKEIGSGCNGPSMGQIMFLAGAMVLLVIGAGGIRPCNLPFGADQFDPKTKEGKQGIDSFFNWYFFTFTFAQMLSLTLIVYVQSNMSWSIGLAIPAILMLLGCIIFFAGSKLYVKVKPSGSPIHNITRVIVVAVKKRSLNTVETNDLYNYIAKDSKNSKLSHSEQFRFLDKSAIQTQDDKLNKDGSPANPWKLCSMQQVEEVKYVIRVLPVWLSAALFYLAYIQQTTYTVFQSLQSDRRLRSGSFQIPGATYTVFLMLGMTKFIPIYDRVLVPFLRRYTGRDGGITQLQRVGAGIFICITSMMVSATVEQYRRKVALTRPTLGFAPRKGAISSMSGMWLIPQLVLMGIGDALAGVGQMEFYYKQFPENMRSFAGSLYYCGIGLASYLSTFLLSAVHDTTEGFSRGSWLPEDLNKGRLEYFYYLVAGIMTLNFAYFLLVSHWYRYKDVVTKDKDMDKSSDEFDKVLV; this comes from the exons ATGGAGGTTGAGAAGACAGATAAGAACATTACAGAAGGTGATGAGTCTAAGATCATCTACAGAGGGTGGAAAGTCATGCCTTTCATCATTG gaaatgaGACATTTGAGAAGTTGGGGATAGTCGGGAGTTCATCGAATTTGGTTGTATACTTAACGACGGTTTTTAACATGAAGAGCATCACGGCGGCGAAGGTCGTCAACATCTATGGCGGCACAAGCAACTTCGGCACCATCATCGCCGCCTTTATCTGTGACTCCTACTTGGGCCGCTACAAAACCCTATCTGTTGCCATGATCGCTTGCTTCCTC GGTTCGGTGGCGATGGATCTAACGGCTGTGATCCATCAGCTGCATCCAGCTAAATGCGCTAAGGAAATAGGAAGCGGGTGCAATGGGCCATCCATGGGACAAATCATGTTTCTCGCAGGAGCAATGGTTTTGCTGGTGATCGGAGCCGGTGGAATTAGGCCGTGCAATCTCCCGTTTGGAGCTGATCAGTTCGATCCGAAGACAAAAGAAGGGAAACAAGGGATTGATAGTTTCTTCAATTGGTATTTCTTCACCTTCACGTTTGCTCAAATGTTGTCGTTAACGCTCATCGTCTATGTTCAGTCAAATATGAGCTGGAGCATTGGTTTAGCCATCCCAGCTATTCTAATGTTACTTGGTTGCATCATATTCTTCGCCGGTTCTAAGCTCTATGTCAAGGTTAAACCTAGTGGCAGTCCCATTCACAACATAACGCGTGTCATTGTTGTTGCGGTCAAGAAGAGGAGTTTAAACACCGTTGAGACTAACGACCTTTATAACTACATCGCAAAGGATTCTAAGAACTCGAAACTGAGCCATTCAGAGCAGTTCAG GTTTCTTGACAAATCGGCAATCCAAACGCAAGACGACAAGCTAAACAAAGATGGGTCGCCAGCCAATCCATGGAAACTATGCAGTATGCAGCAAGTGGAGGAGGTGAAATATGTGATCCGGGTGCTTCCGGTTTGGCTCTCGGCCGCCTTATTTTACCTAGCTTACATTCAACAAACAACCTACACAGTCTTTCAGTCTCTTCAATCCGATAGACGCCTCCGTTCAGGAAGTTTTCAGATCCCAGGAGCGACTTATACCGTCTTCTTAATGCTTGGAATGACAAAATTCATACCGATCTATGACCGTGTCCTTGTACCTTTCCTTAGAAGGTATACAGGCAGAGACGGTGGTATCACACAACTGCAGAGAGTTGGAGCGGGAATATTTATATGCATCACAAGTATGATGGTGTCTGCAACTGTAGAACAATACAGAAGAAAGGTAGCTCTCACAAGGCCGACACTAGGGTTTGCCCCGAGAAAAGGCGCAATCTCTTCCATGTCTGGTATGTGGCTGATCCCTCAGCTAGTGCTAATGGGTATTGGGGACGCACTTGCTGGAGTTGGACAAATGGAGTTCTACTACAAACAGTTTCCggagaacatgagaagtttcgCTGGTTCTCTGTATTATTGTGGAATTGGACTGGCGAGTTACCTCAGCACCTTTTTGTTATCAGCGGTGCATGATACCACAGAAGGGTTTTCGAGAGGAAGTTGGCTTCCGGAAGATCTGAACAAAGGGAGATTAGAGTACTTTTACTACTTGGTTGCTGGTATCATGACTCTAAACTTTGCCTATTTCTTGTTAGTCTCACATTGGTACCGTTACAAAGATGTTGTGACCAAGGACAAGGACATGGACAAGTCTTCTGATGAGTTCGATAAGGTTTTAGTGTAA
- the LOC104776004 gene encoding isochorismate synthase 2, chloroplastic-like, whose protein sequence is MASIQFASHFLGTNPKKYNPSPILQSYSLTSSTKLSSSHRQRFLLCSLTMNGCEADHKVPLGTVETRTLLMVPSPAAARGRLIKAVSDLKSQPPSFSSGIVRFQVPIEEQIGAIDWLHAQNEALPRSFFSRRSDTGRPDLLQDFSSDNGSSDWNPVSVAGIGSAVFFRDLDPFSHDDWRSIRRFLSSKSPLIRAYGGLRFDPNGKIAVEWEHFGSFYFTVPQVEFDEFGGSSMLAATVAWDNELSCTLENAIEALQKTMLQVSSVIMRLRRESLGVSVVSKNHVPSEGAYDPAVSNALEIIKDKNSPLSKVVLARSSRVITDTDIDPIAWLARLQCEGQDAYQFCLQPPGAPAFIGNTPERLFHRKHLGVCSEALAATRPRGDSMVREMEIERDLLTSAKDDLEFSIVRENIREKLKTICDRVVVEPQKSVRKLARVQHLYSQLAGELRKEDDEFGILAALHPTPAVCGCPVEEARLLIEQIESFDRGMYAGPIGFFGGGESEFAVGIRSALVEKGLGALIYAGTGIVSGSNPSSEWNELELKISQFTKSLEHEPALHPIN, encoded by the exons ATGGCGTCGATTCAATTTGCATCTCATTTTCTGGGCACAAACCCTAAAAAGTACAATCCTAGTCCAATCCTCCAAAGCTACTCTCTAACCTCATCCACCAAATTATCATCCTCTCATCGCcag AGGTTCTTACTCTGTTCACTCACTATGAACGGATGCGAGGCTGACCATAAAGTGCCACTCGGCACGGTAGAAACAAGAACTCTCCTGATGGTTCCGTCTCCTGCAGCCGCGAGGGGGAGGCTGATAAAAGCCGTCTCTGACCTCAAATCTCAACCGCCGTCGTTCTCCTCCGGCATTGTCCGGTTTCAG GTACCAATTGAGGAGCAAATCGGAGCAATCGATTGGCTTCATGCGCAGAACGAGGCTCTTCCTCGCAGTTTCTTTTCCCGCCGTAGCGACACTGGCCGTCCTGATCTTCTTCAAGACTTCTCCAGTGACAATGGATCATCTGATTGGAACCCGGTTAGTGTTGCTGGAATCGGGTCTGCCGTATTTTTCCGCGATCTTGATCCATTTTCTCATGATGACTGGAGATCGATCCGAAG GTTTTTGTCTTCGAAGTCTCCTCTGATTCGTGCGTATGGAGGTCTTCGATTTGATCCCAACGGAAAGATTGCTGTGGAATGGGAACACTTTGGCTCGTTTTACTTTACAGTGCCTCAG GTCGAGTTTGATGAGTTTGGGGGAAGCTCAATGCTGGCTGCAACTGTTGCTTGGGACAATGAGCTCTCGTGTACGCTTGAAAATGCTATTGAAGCACTTCAAAAAACTATGCTTCAG GTTTCTTCTGTTATAATGAGATTACGGCGAGAATCTCTAGGAGTATCTGTTGTTAGCAAGAACCATGTTCCAAGTGAAGGAGCCTACGACCCTGCTGTTAGTAATGCTTTGGAGATTATAAAGGATAAAAATTCACCACTAAGCAAG GTTGTGCTTGCACGTAGCAGCAGAGTCATTACGGATACCGACATTGATCCTATCGCTTGGTTAGCACGGTTGCAG TGTGAAGGACAAGACGCGTACCAATTCTGTCTCCAACCACCAGGTGCGCCAGCATTCATAGGGAACACG CCTGAGAGACTCTTCCATAGAAAACATCTAGGTGTCTGCAGCGAGGCTTTGGCTGCCACCAGGCCTAGAGGCGATTCAATGGTTCGTGAAATGGAGATTGAGCGCGACTTACTAACCAG TGCAAAAGACGATCTTGAGTTTTCTATTGTGCGAGAAAATATAAGAGAAAAGCTAAAA ACCATATGTGACAGAGTAGTTGTTGAACCTCAGAAATCTGTGAGAAAACTTGCAAGAGTACAGCATCTATATTCTCAACTGGCAGGAGAActaagaaaagaagatgatgag TTTGGCATCTTGGCTGCTTTGCATCCGACGCCAGCTGTTTGCGGATGTCCAGTAGAGGAAGCAAGGCTTTTGATTGAACAAATTG aGTCATTTGATAGAGGAATGTATGCTGGACCTATTGGGTTCTTTGGTGGTGGAGAGAGTGAATTTGCTGTAGGCATAAGATCTGCTTTAGTCGAAAAG GGTCTTGGAGCATTGATCTATGCTGGAACAGGCATAGTTTCAGGAAGCAATCCATCCTCGGAGTGGAACGAGCTTGAGCTTAAGATCTCTCAG TTCACCAAGTCACTTGAACATGAGCCAGCTTTGCATCCAATCAACTAG